The segment ACGGCTCGCGACTCGGCCCTGATCGTGCTCAATCGCCTCGCCTACGGCCCGCGTCCGGGTGATGTGGACCGCGTCGCCTCGATAGGCGTCATGCGCTGGGTGAACCAGCAGCTCGACGCACCGAGGGACCGCGCGCGCCAGCAGATCGAGTCTCAGTTCGCGATCCTGCGCCTCGATCGCCAGGATCTCGCGCGCAAGTTCGTCGAAGCTCGCGACGCCGGTAAGGCGGACAAGGCCGATTCGCTGACCATGTCCATGGATCCCGCGCTGCGCGAGTACCGCGAGCTGACCGACCAGTTCCAGCAGCTGGTGGTGGCGCGCGCAGTCACCGCGGACAATCAGCTCGAGGAGATTCTCGCCGACTTCTGGATCAATCACTTCAACGTGTTCCTCGGCAAGAACACCGATCGCTTCCTGCTCCCCTCCTACGTCGAAAAGACGATTCGCCCGCGAGTGCTGGGGAAATTCGAAGACTTGTTGATCGCGACCGCCGAGAGCCCGGCGATGATGGTCTACCTCGACAACACGCTGAGCGTGGCCAAGGGCGCGATGCCGCCCCAGCTCGCGCGCGCCGAGATGCGGGAGATGCGCGGGTACTCGTCGATGTCCGAAGAGCAGATCGAGCGCATCAAGTCGCGCATGCCGACCGGCATCAACGAGAACTACGCGCGCGAGCTGTTCGAGCTGCACACGCTCGGCGTGGACGGCGGCTACACGCAGCAGGACGTCACGCAAGCGGCGCGCATCCTGACCGGCTGGGGCGTGGATCCGCCGGCGAAGGGCGGCGGCTTCGTCTATCGGGATTGGGCGCACGACGATGGCGAGAAGCAGGTGCTCGGGCAACGCTTCCCCTCCGGACATGGCCAGGACGAGGGCGTGAAGCTGCTGCGCATGCTGGCGCGCCATCCTGCCACCATGCAGCACGTCGTCACCCAGCTCTGCGAGCGGCTGGTGAGCGACGATCCACCGGCCGGGGCGGTCGAGGCCGGAGTCGCGGCGTGGAAGAGAAGCGACGGCTCGATCCGCGAGGTGGTGCGCGCCATCATCGCCACTCCGGAGTTCTGGGAAGCGGCGCGCTCGCGCTCCAAGTTCAAGACGCCGCTCGAATTCGTGGTCAGCTCGGTGCGCGCGGTGGGCGGCACGGTCGGAGCCGAGCCCGGACCGGCGCGCGCGGTCGCACGGCTCGGCCAGCCGCTCTACCAGCAGCCGGTCCCGACCGGCTACGCCGACACCGAGGCGGCATGGGCCAACAGCTCCGCGCTGTTCGAGCGCATGAACGTGGCGGTGGCGCTCGCGGCCGGGAAGATGCCGGGCGTCAGCGTCGATCTCGATCCGCTGGTCGGGACCACCGGCGACGCCGACGCGTTGCTTCAGCGCGTGGACCAGGCGCTGTTCTCGGGACAGCTCTCATCGCACACCGAAGAAGTTATCCGCCGCCAGATCGCCGATCTCCAGCCACCGCAGGCGCGCGCGATGGCCGTCGGCCTGGGGCTCGGCGGCCCGGATTTTCAGCATCAGTAGGAGGCGTTTGTGAGTCTCGATTCTTTCGTGACCGTTTCGCGCCGCGCGTTCCTGCGAGCGGGCGCGCTGGCGCTGGTCAGCTTCGGGCTGGATCCCCTGTTCCTCGATCGCGCCGCGTTCGCCCTGGCGCCCCCGCCCGGAAAGCGCCGCGTACTGGTGTGCATCTTCCAGCGAGGCGCGGTGGACGGCCTGAGCATGGTGGTCCCGCACGCCGACGCCGCGTACTACCGCGAGCGACCGCGCATCGCGATCCCTCAGGATCAGGTGCTCGATCTCGACGGCCACTTCGGTCTTCATCCCGCGCTCTCGGGATTGATGCCGTTGTGGCGGCAGGGCCTGCTCGCGCCGGTGCAGGCGGTGGGTTCGCCGGACCTCACTCGCAGCCACTTCGACGCACAGGACTACATGGAGAGCGGTACACCGGGCGTGAAGTCGACGCCCGACGGCTGGCTCAACCGCTGCGCCGCGCACGACGAAGAGCATCGCCGCACGCCCTTCCAGTCGGTGGCGTTCGGGCCGCAGCTCCCCCGCATCCTGGCGGGCAGCGCGCCGGCCCTGGCGATTTCCGATCTGCGCGCGTTCGGCATCCGCGTCGGTCAACCCGCGGTGCGCGATCGGCTGACACGCGCGTTCGAAGAGCTGTACGAGCAATCCGCGACCGGCATCGTCGCCTCGTCGGCGGCCGAGGGCTTTGAAGCGGCACAAGCGCTGCAGAAACTGAATCCCGGCGACTACCAGCCCGAGCACGGCGCGCAGTACCCGAACGGCAAGCTCGGCCGCTCGCTCATGCAGATCGCACAGCTCATCAAGGCCGACCTCGGGCTCGAGAACGCGTTCGCCGACGCCGGCGGCTGGGACACGCACATCGCGCAGGGAGCCGGAGAGGGGCAACTGGCATCGCGGCTTCGCGAGCTGGGCGATTCGCTCGCGGCGTTCGCGCAGGATCTCGGCGACCGGATGAGCGACGTGGTGGTGCTCACCATGTCCGAGTTCGGGCGCACGATCGCCGAAAATGGCAGCATCGGCACCGATCACGGTCACGCCACCGCGATGTTCGTTCTGGGCGGAGGCGTGCGCGGCGGACGCGTCGCCGGCAAGTGGCCGGGGCTCGAAGCCGCGCAGCGCTTCGAGGGCCGCGATCTCGCGTTGACCACCGACTTCCGCGATCTGTTCGGCGAGATCCTCACGCGGCATTCGGGCGTCGCCGATCTCGCCGCGATTTTCCCCGGCTACGATCCCTCGCCGGCGCGATTCCCGGGAGTCATGTCCTAGGCTTCGCGCCTCTGGCGACGGGCAGGACGCCTGCCATCTTCGCGGTCGGCGCCTGCCCAGCCTCGACAACTTGTCACGCTCGCGGCACTGACGAACTGAAGGCCTGCGCTCGAGCGAGAGCAGGAACGCACAGCACGACTAGAGCAATCAGGGTCAGAATTCGGGCGCGCGCGGGGTCCGCTAGGCGGTTCATGGGCTCCTCGAACGGATGGGGGCGCAGGACTCGCGTAACCCCCCTACGTGCGAGCGTCCGAGAGCGAACTCGACTCTCGAGCTGC is part of the Candidatus Sulfotelmatobacter sp. genome and harbors:
- a CDS encoding DUF1800 domain-containing protein, with protein sequence MRQLEFAAHLAGRITLATLAILAVAIAPPESATRARADDMAAPDASRPPLTARDSALIVLNRLAYGPRPGDVDRVASIGVMRWVNQQLDAPRDRARQQIESQFAILRLDRQDLARKFVEARDAGKADKADSLTMSMDPALREYRELTDQFQQLVVARAVTADNQLEEILADFWINHFNVFLGKNTDRFLLPSYVEKTIRPRVLGKFEDLLIATAESPAMMVYLDNTLSVAKGAMPPQLARAEMREMRGYSSMSEEQIERIKSRMPTGINENYARELFELHTLGVDGGYTQQDVTQAARILTGWGVDPPAKGGGFVYRDWAHDDGEKQVLGQRFPSGHGQDEGVKLLRMLARHPATMQHVVTQLCERLVSDDPPAGAVEAGVAAWKRSDGSIREVVRAIIATPEFWEAARSRSKFKTPLEFVVSSVRAVGGTVGAEPGPARAVARLGQPLYQQPVPTGYADTEAAWANSSALFERMNVAVALAAGKMPGVSVDLDPLVGTTGDADALLQRVDQALFSGQLSSHTEEVIRRQIADLQPPQARAMAVGLGLGGPDFQHQ
- a CDS encoding DUF1501 domain-containing protein, with the protein product MSLDSFVTVSRRAFLRAGALALVSFGLDPLFLDRAAFALAPPPGKRRVLVCIFQRGAVDGLSMVVPHADAAYYRERPRIAIPQDQVLDLDGHFGLHPALSGLMPLWRQGLLAPVQAVGSPDLTRSHFDAQDYMESGTPGVKSTPDGWLNRCAAHDEEHRRTPFQSVAFGPQLPRILAGSAPALAISDLRAFGIRVGQPAVRDRLTRAFEELYEQSATGIVASSAAEGFEAAQALQKLNPGDYQPEHGAQYPNGKLGRSLMQIAQLIKADLGLENAFADAGGWDTHIAQGAGEGQLASRLRELGDSLAAFAQDLGDRMSDVVVLTMSEFGRTIAENGSIGTDHGHATAMFVLGGGVRGGRVAGKWPGLEAAQRFEGRDLALTTDFRDLFGEILTRHSGVADLAAIFPGYDPSPARFPGVMS